The following coding sequences lie in one Capsicum annuum cultivar UCD-10X-F1 chromosome 5, UCD10Xv1.1, whole genome shotgun sequence genomic window:
- the LOC107865023 gene encoding receptor kinase-like protein Xa21 yields the protein MIDAAIAIEYLHHGNETLIVHCDLTPANVLLDEDMVAHVGDFGISKILAISKSMAHREALGTLGYIAPEYGLEGIVSTSGDVYSYGIMFMEVLTKRRPTDEEICNENLDLRKWITQSFSGTVLEVMDTNLFSEEEQITSKSEICVDSMIELPLDYTKETP from the exons ATGATTGATGCGGCTATAGCAATTGAATATCTACATCATGGTAATGAAACTCTCATAGTTCATTGTGACCTAACGCCAGCAAACGTACTTTTGGATGAAGATATGGTGGCGCATGTTGGTGATTTTGGAATCTCTAAGATTTTAGCCATAAGCAAGTCCATGGCACATAGAGAGGCATTGGGCACTCTTGGATATATTGCACCAG aATATGGCTTGGAGGGAATAGTGTCCACGAGTGGTGATGTTTATAGTTATGGCATCATGTTTATGGAGGTTTTGACAAAAAGAAGGCCAACAGATGAAGAGATATGCAATGAAAATCTTGACTTGAGGAAATGGATAACACAATCATTTTCGGGAACTGTGCTGGAAGTGATGGATACCAATCTTTTTTCTGAAGAAGAACAAATCACTTCCAAAAGTGAAATATGCGTAGACTCCATGATAGAATTACCTTTAGACTATACAAAGGAAACACCATAA